One genomic segment of Ictalurus punctatus breed USDA103 chromosome 4, Coco_2.0, whole genome shotgun sequence includes these proteins:
- the LOC108264093 gene encoding extracellular calcium-sensing receptor-like — translation MHLLAKGENCHILDSPAHPLLAKDGDVIIGGLFSIHSGIQLPSLPYTEKPEPLICTRFNLRELRFAQTMTFVIEEINRSNSLLPNISIGYRIYDNCGSRLLSMKAAMALMNGMDKTADDACSGQAAVQAIIGESESSPTIVLTKTTGPFNIPVISHGATCECLSNRKEYPFFFRTIASDYYQSRALAYLVKHFGWSWVGAVNSDNDYGNNGMAIFLNAAKEEGICVEYSEKFDRSDTAKIMKVVDIIKKGTAKVVIIFIAQADMNVLIDQLILKNVTGYQMIGVESWITAINLATPASYNVLIGSIGLDVGKLNIGGFADYVIKEFWETDFPCLNKEGNISQTENNCKRYEEIIPFKNYNEDISELRYANNIYSAIYAVAHSLHSLLRCTEKKNCENDKTIQSWQVVESLKKVNFTTKAGEHIWFDSTGATAAKYDVVNWQQGFGREVQFKVVGYYDASLPSGQQFVLNAEDIVWAGEKKEKPRSVCSESCPPGTRKAAQKGRPVCCYDCIPCAEGEISNQTDSNNCEQCPGEYWSNAERDKCVLKVIEFLSFTEVMGITLVFFSLFGVAITVLVGILFIIKKDTPIVKANNSELSFLLLFSLTLCFLCSITFIGQPSHWSCMLRHTAFGITFVLCISCVLGKTVVVLMAFRATLPGSNVMKWFGPLQQRLSVLAFTLIQVLICVLWLTVSPPFPYKNMNYFKEKIILECNLGSAIGFWAVLGYIGVLAFLCFLLAFLARKLPDNFNEAKFITFSILIFCAVWITFIPAYVSSPGKFTVAVEIFAILASSFALLFCIFTPKCYIILFKPELNTKKNMMGKMASKSF, via the exons atgcacct cctGGCAAAAGGGGAAAATTGCCATATTCTAGATAGCCCAGCACATCCTCTGCTGGCTAAAGATGGTGATGTGATAATCGGAGGTTTATTTTCAATACATAGTGGTATACAGCTTCCCTCACTGCCATATACTGAAAAACCCGAACCTTTAATCTGCACTAG ATTTAATCTCAGAGAATTGCGATTTGCTCAGACAATGACTTTTGTAATTGAGGAAATCAACAGAAGCAACAGTTTGCTTCCAAATATCTCAATTGGTTACAGGATTTATGACAATTGTGGCTCAAGATTATTATCTATGAAAGCAGCTATGGCTTTGATGAATGGTATGGACAAAACAGCAGATGATGCATGCTCTGGACAAGCAGCGGTACAAGCCATCATAGGAGAGTCAGAGTCATCTCCTACTATAGTACTCACAAAAACTACAGGACCTTTTAATATTCCAGTG ATAAGCCATGGGGCCACATGTGAATGTTTGAGCAATAGAAAAGAGTACCCCTTTTTCTTCAGGACCATAGCAAGTGACTACTACCAGAGCAGAGCATTGGCATATTTGGTCAAGCACTTTGGCTGGTCTTGGGTTGGAGCTGTGAACAGTGATAATGACTACGGAAACAATGGAATGGCTATTTTTCTGAATGCAGCCAAAGAGGAGGGAATATGTGTTGAGTACTCTGAGAAGTTTGATCGATCAGATACTGCCAAAATCATGAAAGTGGTGGATATTATTAAGAAAGGCACAGCCAAGgtagttattatatttattgccCAAGCCGACATGAATGTTCTAATAGACCAGCTTATTCTGAAGAATGTCACCGGCTACCAGATGATTGGTGTAGAGTCTTGGATTACTGCAATCAATCTAGCAACTCCAGCAAGTTACAATGTACTGATTGGATCCATTGGATTGGATGTAGGGAAATTGAACATTGGTGGTTTTGCTGACTATGTTATAAAAGAGTTTTGGGAAACAGATTTCCCTTGCTTGAACAAAGAGGGAAACATTTCTCAAACCGAAAACAACTGCAAGAGATATGAGGAAATAATTCCCTTTAAAAACTACAACGAAGATATATCTGAATTGAGATATGCAAATAACATCTACAGTGCAATTTATGCTGTGGCACATTCTCTACACAGCTTGTTGAGatgcacagaaaaaaagaattgtgaAAATGACAAGACAATACAATCATGGCAG GTTGTTGAGTCTCTGAAAAAAGTTAATTTCACTACTAAAGCAGGAGAACATATCTGGTTTGATAGCACTGGGGCAACAGCTGCAAAATATGACGTGGTCAACTGGCAACAAGGTTTTGGCAGGGAAGTGCAATTTAAGGTAGTTGGCTATTATGATGCCTCTCTGCCAAGTGGACAACAGTTTGTCCTAAATGCTGAAGATATTGTTTGGGCTGGAGAGAAGAAAGAG AAGCCCAGGTCTGTGTGCAGTGAAAGCTGTCCTCCAGGAACCAGGAAAGCTGCACAGAAAGGAAGGCCTGTCTGCTGTTATGACTGTATACCATGTGCAGAGGGAGAGATCAGTAACCAGACAG ATTCAAATAACTGTGAGCAGTGTCCAGGGGAATACTGGTCTAATGCTGAGAGAGATAAATGTGTGTTAAAGGTCATAGAGTTTCTTTCATTTACAGAAGTTATGGGAATTACActggtatttttttctttgtttggtGTTGCAATAACTGTGTTAGtgggtattttatttataataaaaaaggaCACCCCTATTGTTAAGGCCAACAACTCAGAGCTGAGCTTCCTGCTGCTGTTCTCCCTGACTCTGTGTTTCCTCTGTTCAATTACATTCATTGGACAGCCCTCTCACTGGTCCTGTATGCTGCGCCACACAGCGTTTGGGATCACCTTCGTCCTCTGTATATCCTGTGTACTGGGGAAAACAGTGGTTGTACTAATGGCCTTCAGGGCTACACTTCCAGGCAGTAATGTCATGAAATGGTTTGGGCCTCTACAGCAGAGACTCAGTGTACTTGCATTCACTCTCATACAGGTTCTTATTTGTGTGCTTTGGCTAACAGTTTCTCCTCCTTTCCCTTACAAAAATATGAACTACTTCAAGGAAAAGATCATATTAGAATGTAACTTGGGTTCAGCTATAGGTTTCTGGGCCGTGCTGGGTTATATAGGAGTTCTTGCTTTCTTGTGCTTTCTTTTAGCTTTCCTAGCTAGAAAGCTGCCAGATAATTTTAATGAAGCTAAATTCATCACATTCAGCATACTCATATTCTGTGCTGTGTGGATCACCTTTATTCCAGCTTATGTCAGCTCTCCTGGAAAATTTACTGTAGCTGTGGAGATATTTGCTATTCTGGCCTCCAGTTTTGCTCTACTATTCTGTATATTTACACCTAAATGTTACATTATTCTGTTTAAACCAGaactaaacacaaagaaaaatatgATGGGTAAAATGGCATCTAAAtcattttaa